The genomic segment CTCCCGGGCCTACAAACGGCTGCGGCGCTCCTTCGATCTGGCGGGGGTGGAGCTGGCGCGCGGCGTCTCGCTGGCGCGGTTCGGGCGGGGGGATCGGTGCATCGAACCGTTCGCCCGGGCCGAGGAGATCCTGGACGGCATGGGTTCCTCGGCGCACATGCTCGCGCCGTTGAGGCAGGCGCTGGAGATTCTCGCGAAGGAGCACCCCGGCGAGGGGGTGGAACTGGCGGAGATGGGGACCCGACTCGCCCATCGCCTGGGGGACTCGGATGCTGCCCGGGACTTTCAGGAGGCGCTCCAGACGCGTGAGAGTGGCGGCGGCGAGAACCCGGCGGAGCATCGGCTGGCGGTTCTCTCGGAGGTGACCCGACACCTTCAGGAGACCCGGCAGGCCGAAGGCGTCGCGGGCTGGATTCTGGAGCGTGTGGTAGAGGAGGTCCGTGCGGATCGCGGCCTGCTGCTGTTGCAGGAACTGGCGGGCGACGGGTTTCAGGCGGCGGCGGTCCTTCGGCTGGAGGATCCCGCGTTGACGGATGCGGTCCGCGCTGCGGAGAGGGCCGGGGAGTCGGGGGAGACGATCCGGGACTTCCAGGGCGGAGGGAGCGCGGGGAGCAGATCGAGACTTGTCGTGCCCTTCGGGGTGCGGGGGGAGGAGGGCGTGGCGGGCGTCATGCATCTGGAGGCGTCGGTCGGTGCGCGCGGGTTCTCTCTGGCGGATGCGCGCTTTGTGAGCAGTTGTCTGGCCGCCTACGCGCTCTTTCTGCGGGGCGGATCCCCCCGGGAGTCCCGGGATCGCGTGGCGGTGGGGTCGGGAAACACCCCGGCGGCCTTCTCGACGATCGTGGGAGATTCGAAGCGCATCCGCGAAGTATTCCACGCGGCCACGCGGGTCGCGGCCGGGAACGCCACCGTGCTCATTCTCGGAGAGAGCGGGACCGGGAAGGAGCTTCTGGCGCGGGGGATTCACGACTCCTCTCCGCGCACGGCGGAGCCCTTTGTGGCGGTCAACTGCCCGTCGATCCCGCGGGACCTGCTGGAGAGCGAGCTTTTCGGGTACGAGAAGGGCGCATTCACCGGCGCCGACTCCCCCAAGGCAGGCAGGCTGGAACTGGCCGACGGAGGGACGCTCTTCCTGGACGAGGTGGCGGACCTGTCGCCGCCCGCCCAGGCGAAAATCCTGCGCGTGCTTCAGGAGCGCACCTTTGAGCGACTCGGCGGGCTGGAGACGAAGGCGGTGGATGTTCGCATCCTCGCGGCCACCTCCACCGACCTGGCCGAAGCTGTCCGAGATCGGCGCTTCCGGGAAGATCTCTACTACCGGATCAATGTGGTTCCGCTCGTACTCCCCGCACTCCGCGATCGAAAGGAGGACATCCCCGCGCTGGTGGACCACTTCCTCGCGAAGTACGCGCGGCCCGAGCGGCCCGTCCGCTTCGTCACGCCGGAGGCACTCCGTCGACTGACCGTCTACCCGTGGCCCGGGAACATTCGGGAGTTGGAGAACGCCATTCAGTACGCGGTGAGCCTCATGGACGGAGAGACCCTGGCACCGGGAGATCTCCCCCGGACCGTTCGGTCCCACGGCGGCGGCGATCTCCGGGGGATCGGGAGCCTCCGTTCGGAACTCGAACGCGTCGAGAAGGAGATCATTCTGGAGATTCTGGAAGAGACCGGATGGAACCGGAGCGAGGCCGCCCGCCGTCTGGGAACTCACGAGAGCAAGATCCGTCAACGCATCCGCAAGTATGGCCTGTCTTCCCCGAAGAAGAGCGAAGAATCCGCTCGCGGAACACGCTCAGACGACCAAGGATTCGTCGATTCTGACGAACACTGATCCTGTGCGAAATCAAGGACTTACGGCCCGATTTCGACAAACTCGCGGATTTCGACGAACTCCGTCCGATCGGCGAGGTTTCCTGCGGGAATTGTCGCAGAATTGAGGCGCCGGAACAGACGCCGGGCCAAGGACTTACAGAGACACTCGCGAAAATCGCCGAACCTGCGAAAGTTGGCATCCGGATTGCAGTAGTCCCTCCCCGTACGCCGGGAACGAGTCCCGGCGGTGGAGAGGAAAGCCGAGATGCAAACTCCAGGAAACACACCCCGAGAGCGAATCACACAGGCTCCGGAGAGCCGAGGAAATCATGGGCGGCACCCATTCCTCGCTACGCTCTCCGTTCTGGCCCTGGTGATCGCTCTGGGGATCCTGGGGGGTTCGAGCCGGGTCACTCCGGTCGCGGCGGAAGCGAATGCCCCGTCCCGAACTCTTCGCGGAGACACCTCCATTCTCCACCGCCAGGACGCTGTTTCCGGCGGAGACCGGTATGAGCGACCCGCATGCCCCGTTCCGTCTCGCGTCGCGGGGAGCGTGCGGGTTCGTATTCCGTAAGTGTTCGAGAGGAGAGCAATCCGCCTCTCAAATGCGGTAGAATGGTGGCAGTGTTACCCCCCTTCGATGCGGGACAGGAGGACTTTCGAAATGCAACTCAAAATGCGCTCACACTTTGCGTCGGCGACTCGGATCGCGTCGCTTCTTCTGCTTGCGGGTTCTCTTGCGCTCCCGGCAGAGGCCGCGGTGATGATCAATGAGTTCGAACGCGCGTCGGGTTCGGACTATGTGGAGCTCTACAACGACGGGACGGTCTCGGTGGATCTCTCCGGTTGGACACTGGAGAGCAAGCTGGGCGTGGTCATTCCTCTGTCCGGTGTCATTTCCGGAGGCGGATACACCACGCACAGCACATCCAATGTCGTGCTCGACGGGGGGGAGATCGAACTTTACGACGGCAGTTACCTCAAGCGTGACGAAGTCGCTTTCGGATCCGCCGGGGGGGCGCCCGCCGTACCGCCGATCGGTTCATACTCCTGCGGTCGCGCCCCGAACGGTACAGACACCGGGAACGACGCCGCCGACTGGAACCTGGCGACCAGCAACTCACTCGGTTTTGCAAATACGCACCCGGTCGCGAATCTGAACGGCTGGGTGGCCATGAACGAAGTGGGCTTCCAGAGGTTCCGCTCCTCCGCGGGGTGTGAACTCGGAGCGACCGTGGTGGAACTGTTCAACTCCACCGGAACCTATGTGGATCTCTACGGGTGGTGGGTGACCAACGGCCGCAAGGTGACCGTTCTCTTCGGGATGATTGCCCCGAACGGATTTGCCGTATTCAATGACCTTGCCACGGGGTTCTGCTTTGACGAGACCGAAGTGATCTATCTCTTCGGACCCACCGGTCGACGCTTCGATCAGTTCGGTACGAAAGGCGCCCGGCTCCCCGACGAGAGCTTTACCTTCCAGCGTGTTCCGGACGGCACGGGCGGACAGGGTCCCTTCGACGGGTTCGACTATGTATCGAGCGGCGGGTCGAGGGTGCTGTTCATGCTCCCGCAAACCTGGAACGACACGAACGATCAGGCCACGCCGATGGCGGCGGACGACCCCGCGATCGAGGCCGGAAGCTGGGGGAGGGTCAAGGCCCTCTACCGCTAGGTTGGTGCGGCTGCGGGCGGGCTTCTCTAAGGTGTGGCGGGTTCGTAGGTTGCGACGACGCCCGGGATTCTGTGGCGCAGCGCTTCTTCCAGCGACTCCTGAATCACATCGCCGGCGAGGTCCGCAGCGAGATCCATCTCATTCAGGGCCAGCATGGTGGGCATGAGGTCGAGCAGGTCCGCGTTCTCGAAGTGGGTGCCCGGAGCGACGCGTCTTCCGCTGAGCACGAGCGCGCCCGTTTCCACCGTGCGGGAACTCTCCTGGAACTCCATGGAGCGAACGAGGTCATCCAGCGGACACCGGCCGCCCTGGAACAGGACGACATCTTCGCTTCCCGGCACGACATCCGGGTGGATCGTGACGAC from the Gemmatimonadota bacterium genome contains:
- a CDS encoding sigma 54-interacting transcriptional regulator: MAGTDPLEIRALSDVLHASGETYLKDGDYTRAAEFFRKSLDIRERIGEPRLTADTLADLGRVLMLLGEMEEAAERVRSALKHREDAGDSAGVADCHDILGNIARGQGRPDEAESHYGRALAFKQEAGDERGMATTLALYGILHNERGDYPAAEERYQAALAIFDRVGDREQVASLTNNLGNLYLRKGDPGAAATELEKARDLFEELGDPRGVGKCLNNLAAIYRALGKDSPAADSYRKALGLFEEIGDKRGAAISANNLAVIEQDFGRYREASEYHERSLELKREMGDRTGEAVSLGNLADIAFFRGEWERADRLHRQALAIQEEVGNRTGEARLRNRRARLRLVRGGREAAAREAATARRLGREVQSREIQAEALLIEVRLASAAGDTGGARRLLEEAEELGRAMRSRETEAAIRVARGEVLASEGEEEAASTIFDEASRAYKRLRRSFDLAGVELARGVSLARFGRGDRCIEPFARAEEILDGMGSSAHMLAPLRQALEILAKEHPGEGVELAEMGTRLAHRLGDSDAARDFQEALQTRESGGGENPAEHRLAVLSEVTRHLQETRQAEGVAGWILERVVEEVRADRGLLLLQELAGDGFQAAAVLRLEDPALTDAVRAAERAGESGETIRDFQGGGSAGSRSRLVVPFGVRGEEGVAGVMHLEASVGARGFSLADARFVSSCLAAYALFLRGGSPRESRDRVAVGSGNTPAAFSTIVGDSKRIREVFHAATRVAAGNATVLILGESGTGKELLARGIHDSSPRTAEPFVAVNCPSIPRDLLESELFGYEKGAFTGADSPKAGRLELADGGTLFLDEVADLSPPAQAKILRVLQERTFERLGGLETKAVDVRILAATSTDLAEAVRDRRFREDLYYRINVVPLVLPALRDRKEDIPALVDHFLAKYARPERPVRFVTPEALRRLTVYPWPGNIRELENAIQYAVSLMDGETLAPGDLPRTVRSHGGGDLRGIGSLRSELERVEKEIILEILEETGWNRSEAARRLGTHESKIRQRIRKYGLSSPKKSEESARGTRSDDQGFVDSDEH
- a CDS encoding lamin tail domain-containing protein, with the translated sequence MQLKMRSHFASATRIASLLLLAGSLALPAEAAVMINEFERASGSDYVELYNDGTVSVDLSGWTLESKLGVVIPLSGVISGGGYTTHSTSNVVLDGGEIELYDGSYLKRDEVAFGSAGGAPAVPPIGSYSCGRAPNGTDTGNDAADWNLATSNSLGFANTHPVANLNGWVAMNEVGFQRFRSSAGCELGATVVELFNSTGTYVDLYGWWVTNGRKVTVLFGMIAPNGFAVFNDLATGFCFDETEVIYLFGPTGRRFDQFGTKGARLPDESFTFQRVPDGTGGQGPFDGFDYVSSGGSRVLFMLPQTWNDTNDQATPMAADDPAIEAGSWGRVKALYR